The following are encoded in a window of Staphylospora marina genomic DNA:
- the pyk gene encoding pyruvate kinase, giving the protein MLRKTKIVCTIGPASESVEMLRQLIRSGMNVARLNFSHGSHEEHAARIRNIREAARLEGKTVAILLDTKGPEIRTGDLKEPSVELKAGDTFTLTTRQVPGDASMVSVSYPGITRDVKQGDLILVDDGLIGLRVERVDETEIHCLVLNGGTLKSRKGVNIPGVSVNLPGITEKDADDIRFGIEAGIDFIAASFVRKAQDVLDIRRILEENGADIPIISKIENREGIENIDSILEVSDGLMVARGDLGVEIPVEEVPLVQKELIRKCNQLGKPVITATQMLDSMQRNPRPTRAEASDVANAILDGTDAIMLSGETAAGKYPVEAVQTMARIAEATESSLRHHELYRQKMRELDSTITESISQAVVHTAHTLDCSAIITATESGYTARMVSKYRPRAPIVAVTPHEDVLRKLTLVWGVYPVLGKKASTTDEMFQTAINSSLEHHFVEQGDLVVITAGVPVGKSGSTNLMKVHVIGGAIARGQGIGKQVVTGPVVLGNTAEEIREKMVDGGILVTRTTDKDMMDSFVRAAAVITEEGGLTSHAAVVGVSLGIPVVVGVRDAMKILASETIVTVDSDRGHIYSGKANVL; this is encoded by the coding sequence ATGCTCAGAAAAACCAAGATTGTCTGTACGATCGGTCCGGCCAGCGAAAGTGTGGAAATGCTCCGACAACTCATCCGGAGCGGAATGAACGTGGCCCGGTTGAATTTTTCGCACGGCTCTCATGAAGAACATGCCGCACGAATCCGGAACATTCGGGAAGCGGCCCGTTTGGAAGGAAAAACGGTGGCCATCCTGCTCGACACGAAGGGACCGGAGATTCGAACGGGAGACCTTAAGGAGCCGTCCGTGGAATTGAAAGCCGGAGACACGTTCACACTCACGACGCGGCAGGTGCCGGGAGACGCATCAATGGTGTCCGTGTCCTATCCGGGCATCACCCGTGACGTGAAGCAGGGAGATCTCATCCTGGTCGATGACGGATTGATCGGCCTCCGGGTGGAACGGGTGGATGAGACCGAGATTCACTGCCTCGTGCTCAACGGGGGAACTCTCAAAAGCCGCAAAGGGGTCAACATTCCGGGAGTCAGCGTCAATTTGCCCGGAATCACCGAGAAAGACGCGGACGACATCCGATTCGGCATCGAGGCCGGGATCGATTTCATCGCCGCTTCCTTCGTCCGCAAGGCGCAAGACGTGCTGGACATTCGCAGAATTCTCGAAGAAAACGGCGCCGACATCCCCATCATTTCGAAAATCGAAAACCGGGAGGGCATCGAGAATATCGACTCCATTCTCGAAGTGTCTGACGGATTGATGGTCGCCCGCGGAGATCTGGGGGTGGAAATCCCGGTTGAAGAAGTTCCCCTTGTGCAAAAGGAATTGATCCGCAAATGCAACCAACTCGGAAAACCGGTGATCACGGCCACGCAGATGCTCGACTCGATGCAGCGCAATCCCCGACCGACCCGAGCCGAAGCCAGTGACGTGGCCAACGCCATCCTGGACGGGACGGACGCGATCATGCTGTCGGGTGAAACCGCCGCGGGGAAATATCCGGTTGAAGCGGTGCAAACCATGGCACGCATCGCCGAAGCGACCGAAAGCTCCCTCCGCCATCACGAATTGTACCGGCAGAAAATGAGGGAACTGGACAGCACCATCACCGAGAGCATCAGCCAGGCCGTCGTACATACCGCCCACACATTGGATTGTTCGGCGATCATCACCGCCACCGAGTCGGGCTATACGGCCCGGATGGTTTCGAAATACCGGCCGAGAGCACCCATCGTTGCCGTGACGCCTCATGAAGACGTTCTTCGCAAACTCACGCTGGTGTGGGGAGTCTATCCCGTGCTGGGCAAAAAGGCGAGCACCACGGACGAGATGTTTCAAACCGCGATCAACAGTTCGCTCGAGCACCACTTCGTGGAACAGGGGGATTTGGTCGTGATTACTGCCGGCGTACCCGTGGGAAAATCGGGAAGCACCAACCTGATGAAAGTGCATGTGATCGGCGGGGCCATCGCCCGCGGTCAGGGAATCGGGAAACAGGTGGTCACCGGTCCCGTCGTCCTGGGGAACACGGCGGAAGAAATTCGCGAAAAGATGGTGGACGGAGGGATCCTGGTCACCCGTACGACGGACAAAGACATGATGGATTCATTCGTCCGGGCCGCCGCCGTCATCACGGAAGAAGGAGGGCTCACCTCCCACGCGGCCGTTGTCGGGGTCAGCCTCGGCATTCCCGTGGTCGTGGGGGTTCGCGACGCAATGAAAATTCTGGCATCCGAAACCATTGTGACCGTGGACTCCGACCGGGGGCACATTTACTCGGGAAAAGCCAATGTGCTGTGA
- a CDS encoding NAD(P)-dependent malic enzyme has translation MSQWREEALKLHRSKRGKLTVEPKVPVKGERDLSLAYSPGVADPCREIHMHPESIYEYTIKGNLVAVVTDGSAVLGLGNIGPGAALPVMEGKAVLFKAFAGVDAFPICLDTRDVDKIVETVKLLSPTFGGVNLEDIAAPSCFEIEERLKKELDIPVFHDDQHGTAIVTLAGLINALKVVGKRLHEVRVVINGAGAAGIAVIRLLHRMGVRDIVMCDTGGAIYEGRPSGMNSVKEQIASITNRDRLKGGLEDVIRGADVFIGVSAAGALTPEMVRSMNRDPVIFAMANPVPEIMPDVARAAGAAVVGTGRSDFPNQVNNVLAFPGIFRGALDVRARSINEEMKIAAAHAIAGLVGEDELRRDYVIPKPFDPRVAPAVSAAVAKAAMETKAARIQVDPRDVYEKTMRLAVTCGMAAT, from the coding sequence TTGTCTCAATGGAGAGAGGAAGCACTGAAGCTTCACCGTTCGAAACGGGGAAAACTGACGGTGGAACCGAAAGTACCGGTCAAAGGCGAACGGGACCTGAGTCTGGCCTATTCTCCCGGGGTGGCAGATCCATGCCGGGAAATTCACATGCACCCGGAATCGATTTACGAATACACCATCAAGGGAAATCTGGTCGCAGTCGTGACCGACGGTTCGGCCGTGCTTGGACTCGGCAACATCGGTCCGGGGGCGGCCTTGCCGGTGATGGAAGGGAAAGCCGTCCTGTTCAAGGCGTTTGCGGGAGTGGATGCATTCCCGATTTGCCTGGACACCAGAGATGTGGACAAGATCGTGGAGACCGTGAAGCTTCTTTCTCCGACATTCGGCGGCGTCAACTTGGAGGATATCGCCGCTCCCTCGTGTTTTGAGATTGAAGAACGATTGAAAAAGGAGCTGGACATTCCCGTTTTTCATGACGATCAGCACGGCACGGCCATCGTGACGTTGGCGGGGTTGATCAATGCGCTGAAAGTGGTCGGAAAACGGCTCCACGAAGTTCGCGTGGTGATCAACGGTGCCGGCGCGGCCGGGATCGCCGTGATCAGGCTGCTTCATCGCATGGGAGTTCGTGACATCGTCATGTGTGACACGGGAGGTGCCATTTATGAGGGCCGCCCGTCCGGCATGAATTCCGTCAAGGAACAGATCGCGTCGATCACCAATCGGGACCGCCTGAAAGGCGGCTTGGAAGACGTGATCCGCGGCGCGGATGTGTTCATCGGTGTTTCGGCCGCCGGTGCGCTCACGCCGGAAATGGTCCGGTCGATGAACAGGGATCCGGTGATTTTCGCGATGGCGAATCCGGTCCCCGAAATCATGCCCGACGTTGCCCGGGCTGCGGGAGCGGCCGTCGTGGGAACGGGGCGTTCCGATTTTCCCAATCAGGTGAACAATGTATTGGCGTTTCCGGGAATCTTTCGAGGGGCGCTTGACGTGAGAGCCCGCTCGATCAATGAGGAGATGAAAATCGCCGCTGCCCATGCCATCGCCGGGTTGGTCGGTGAGGATGAATTGCGCCGGGATTACGTGATTCCCAAGCCTTTTGATCCGCGCGTGGCTCCGGCGGTGTCCGCCGCGGTGGCCAAGGCTGCGATGGAGACGAAAGCGGCGAGGATTCAGGTGGATCCGCGGGATGTGTACGAGAAGACGATGCGTCTTGCGGTGACTTGCGGCATGGCGGCGACATGA
- a CDS encoding RNA polymerase sigma factor: MGRKRVEDWLQQAREGDLNAFSRLVREYEHRIYGLCLRLLKHPEDAKDAAQETFLKVFRRIGDFRGESGFSTWLYRITVNTCTDFARKRKRETGRKAVLNDEHETWTERLPDREPLPEAVVVREDMKRALLRAIDSLPDKYRIPLVLHVQQGLSYQETAEVLGLSVQTTATRIHRAKEKLRKHPVFAMEGGSVI, translated from the coding sequence GTGGGACGGAAACGGGTGGAGGATTGGTTGCAGCAAGCGAGGGAAGGGGACCTGAATGCGTTTTCCCGTCTGGTTCGGGAATATGAACATCGCATTTACGGTCTTTGCCTGCGCCTATTGAAACACCCCGAAGACGCAAAAGACGCGGCGCAGGAGACGTTTTTGAAAGTGTTCAGGCGAATCGGCGACTTTCGGGGAGAATCCGGTTTCTCCACCTGGCTGTACCGGATCACCGTGAACACTTGCACGGATTTCGCCCGCAAACGGAAACGGGAAACGGGACGAAAAGCCGTTTTGAACGACGAACACGAAACATGGACCGAACGGCTGCCCGACCGGGAACCCCTTCCGGAAGCGGTGGTGGTTCGGGAGGACATGAAACGCGCCCTGCTCAGGGCCATCGACAGTCTTCCCGACAAGTACAGGATTCCGCTTGTGTTGCACGTACAACAGGGTCTCAGCTACCAGGAGACGGCGGAGGTTCTCGGCTTGTCGGTTCAGACCACCGCGACCCGGATTCACCGTGCCAAAGAGAAGTTGAGAAAACATCCGGTCTTTGCCATGGAAGGGGGAAGCGTGATTTGA
- a CDS encoding polymer-forming cytoskeletal protein, whose protein sequence is MRKFFSWLWKSLLILAILAGLLLGFSFLTGGRLAEFVVKEWGLPWKRPVPVQEHPREPDPWVYITETEAAKGVDRPQDLVRVQQDVHGDIRAKSVRIEHDANVYGSIEAAETLKFDGRFVQGDLKGKHVIIREDSDPWRHDIPWHGEAEERPIRIEGNVQGERILIGPEAVVTGSVGGEKSRVELSGHVIGSVQGETVVLTRFAVVDGDVILSGNMLNLEQGAQIRGRILTPKGDAIRINNGEGKPETDPEMHHVTPPTHVGEQHKEFVRVRDGAWNFGIFHWIPVLLGMLAVVTLSWLLRKEELEQVRLRVTGTFRRSLWIGLLTVIISIPVLFLLVISIIGIPFAIILAALLFLAYLAGFAALSIHVGKLLGEKIGLSEEKEILGVLLGALILSSLLWVPVLGWFLHLLAGLAGLGAAVGLWGPRMWAVFSEWRNKRKQ, encoded by the coding sequence ATGCGGAAATTTTTCTCCTGGTTGTGGAAAAGTCTGCTGATCTTGGCGATACTGGCAGGACTATTGCTGGGCTTCAGCTTTCTCACAGGAGGTCGGCTTGCTGAATTCGTGGTCAAGGAATGGGGGCTTCCGTGGAAACGTCCGGTCCCTGTTCAGGAACATCCACGTGAACCGGATCCTTGGGTGTACATCACAGAAACGGAAGCGGCCAAGGGGGTGGACCGGCCTCAGGATTTGGTCAGGGTTCAACAGGACGTTCATGGCGACATCAGGGCCAAATCCGTTCGCATCGAGCATGATGCAAACGTGTACGGATCGATCGAGGCCGCTGAAACTCTCAAGTTTGACGGTCGGTTCGTGCAAGGAGATCTGAAGGGGAAACACGTGATCATCCGGGAGGATTCAGATCCTTGGCGGCATGACATACCGTGGCACGGAGAAGCGGAAGAACGCCCGATCCGCATTGAAGGCAACGTGCAGGGCGAGCGGATCCTGATCGGGCCTGAAGCGGTTGTCACCGGTTCGGTCGGAGGAGAGAAAAGCCGGGTGGAATTGTCCGGGCATGTGATCGGTTCCGTCCAAGGAGAAACGGTGGTGCTCACCCGTTTCGCGGTGGTTGACGGAGACGTGATTCTCAGCGGGAACATGCTGAACCTCGAACAGGGTGCACAGATTCGCGGCCGGATTCTCACGCCGAAGGGCGATGCCATTCGCATCAACAACGGTGAAGGCAAACCTGAAACCGACCCGGAGATGCACCACGTCACTCCTCCGACGCATGTCGGTGAACAACACAAAGAGTTTGTCCGGGTTCGCGATGGTGCCTGGAACTTCGGCATATTTCACTGGATTCCCGTCCTGTTGGGGATGCTGGCGGTGGTGACGCTTTCCTGGCTCCTGCGAAAAGAGGAACTGGAACAGGTGCGCCTCCGGGTCACGGGCACATTCCGGAGAAGTTTGTGGATCGGGCTTTTGACGGTGATCATCTCGATCCCGGTGCTGTTCCTGCTTGTCATTTCCATCATCGGAATACCTTTCGCGATCATTTTGGCTGCACTTCTGTTCCTGGCTTATCTGGCCGGCTTTGCCGCGCTTAGCATTCATGTCGGGAAACTGCTCGGAGAGAAAATCGGTCTGTCCGAGGAAAAGGAAATTCTGGGAGTGCTGCTGGGGGCCTTGATTCTGTCTTCGCTTCTGTGGGTTCCCGTGTTGGGGTGGTTCCTGCATTTGCTCGCCGGATTGGCCGGATTGGGAGCAGCGGTCGGGCTGTGGGGACCGCGCATGTGGGCAGTCTTCAGTGAATGGCGCAACAAACGGAAACAATGA
- a CDS encoding acetyl-CoA carboxylase carboxyltransferase subunit alpha: protein MKSAYLPFEKPLAELREKIGELRAFSREKNIDMSEEIANLESKAARLEDEIYGNLTTWQKVQIARHAGRPTTLHYIRTVFSDFLELHGDRLYGDDPAIVGGIAKLGDTPVTVIGHERGSDTKDKIARNFGLPHPEGYRKALRLMQQADKFGRPIICFIDTQGAHPGIEAEERGQSEAIARNLREMAGFRVPVICVVTGEGGSGGALGIGVGNRVLMLEHAYYSVISPEGAAAILWRDAAKAQEAAEALKITSADLHALGVVDEIIPEPKGGAHRDPMLQSRHIKDALMRHLSELLPLSGDELVEDRHRKFAQIGQYTTMVAR, encoded by the coding sequence ATGAAGTCAGCCTATTTGCCGTTTGAAAAACCGCTGGCGGAACTCAGGGAGAAGATCGGCGAACTGAGAGCGTTCTCCCGCGAAAAGAACATCGACATGTCCGAGGAGATCGCCAACCTTGAATCCAAGGCTGCCCGGCTGGAAGACGAGATTTACGGAAATCTGACGACCTGGCAGAAGGTGCAGATCGCACGTCATGCCGGAAGGCCCACCACCTTGCATTACATTCGCACGGTGTTTTCGGATTTTCTGGAACTGCACGGGGATCGGCTTTACGGGGATGATCCGGCCATTGTCGGCGGGATTGCCAAACTGGGAGACACTCCCGTCACCGTGATCGGACACGAACGCGGATCCGACACGAAGGACAAAATCGCCCGCAACTTTGGACTTCCCCATCCGGAGGGATATCGGAAAGCATTGCGCCTGATGCAGCAGGCGGACAAATTCGGACGTCCGATCATTTGCTTCATCGACACGCAGGGGGCGCATCCGGGGATCGAAGCGGAGGAACGGGGTCAATCGGAGGCCATCGCCCGGAACCTCAGGGAAATGGCCGGTTTTCGCGTGCCCGTGATCTGCGTCGTCACCGGGGAGGGCGGCAGCGGCGGCGCCCTCGGCATCGGCGTGGGCAACCGGGTGTTGATGCTGGAGCACGCCTATTATTCGGTCATTTCTCCGGAGGGTGCCGCGGCCATCCTGTGGAGGGATGCGGCCAAAGCCCAGGAAGCGGCCGAAGCTCTCAAAATCACTTCGGCCGATCTGCATGCATTGGGCGTGGTGGATGAAATCATTCCGGAGCCGAAAGGCGGAGCGCACCGGGATCCCATGCTGCAGTCCCGGCACATCAAAGATGCGCTGATGCGTCATCTTTCGGAGTTGCTCCCGCTGTCGGGCGATGAACTGGTGGAAGATCGCCATCGGAAATTTGCGCAAATCGGTCAGTATACAACAATGGTTGCCAGATAA
- a CDS encoding FxsA family protein, with the protein MFRLVILVLLLVPAIELAGIITVGTWIGALPTFVLILLTGAVGVWLARREGLRTWKLARIQLNQGELPGDTLLDGVLILVGGILLLTPGFFSDVFGVLFVLPYTRSIVRHLLKGWISRKLATGEWVWTERRR; encoded by the coding sequence ATGTTTCGCTTGGTGATCCTGGTACTCTTGTTGGTTCCGGCGATTGAATTGGCAGGGATCATCACGGTGGGAACATGGATCGGCGCCCTTCCCACGTTCGTCCTGATCCTGCTTACGGGGGCCGTGGGTGTATGGTTGGCGAGACGGGAAGGTCTTCGCACTTGGAAATTGGCGAGAATTCAACTGAATCAAGGGGAATTGCCGGGCGATACCTTGCTCGACGGAGTTCTCATCCTGGTGGGCGGGATCCTGCTGCTCACGCCCGGATTTTTCTCGGATGTCTTCGGGGTGCTGTTTGTATTGCCTTATACCCGAAGCATCGTGAGACACCTCTTGAAAGGCTGGATTTCCCGGAAACTGGCCACCGGCGAATGGGTGTGGACGGAGCGGAGAAGATAG
- the accD gene encoding acetyl-CoA carboxylase, carboxyltransferase subunit beta, whose translation MLKDLFRKQKKYAVIPSESSKKDIPEGIMQKCPKCGTILLTKELEKNLKVCKSCGHHFPLSAPERIDSLADPGSFVELDRDLMSVDPLSFPDYSKKLKSDIARTGLNEAVVTGEITLEGHPTVIGVMDSRFRMGSMGSVVGEKIARAALHAAKKKIPFILFSASGGARMQEGVLSLMQMAKTSAALEKMHREKVLFVSVLTNPTTGGVSASFASLGDINIAEPGALIGFAGRRVIEQTVRQKLPDDFQTAEFLLKHGQLDLVVPRSELKSVLAKILEFHA comes from the coding sequence GTGCTGAAGGATCTGTTTCGCAAGCAGAAAAAGTATGCGGTCATTCCTTCGGAAAGCAGCAAAAAAGACATTCCGGAAGGGATCATGCAGAAGTGTCCCAAATGCGGGACCATTCTTTTGACCAAAGAGCTGGAAAAAAACCTGAAGGTTTGCAAGTCCTGCGGCCATCATTTCCCCCTGTCCGCTCCCGAACGGATCGATTCGCTGGCGGACCCGGGCAGTTTCGTCGAGCTGGACCGCGACTTGATGTCCGTGGACCCGCTCTCTTTCCCGGATTACTCCAAGAAGCTCAAGTCGGACATCGCCCGTACGGGACTGAATGAGGCCGTGGTGACGGGAGAGATCACGCTCGAAGGACATCCGACGGTCATCGGGGTCATGGATTCACGGTTCCGCATGGGCAGCATGGGATCCGTGGTCGGGGAAAAAATCGCCCGTGCCGCATTGCACGCCGCGAAGAAGAAGATTCCCTTCATCCTGTTTTCCGCTTCCGGAGGAGCCCGCATGCAGGAAGGCGTACTTTCGCTGATGCAAATGGCCAAAACAAGCGCGGCTCTTGAAAAAATGCACCGGGAGAAGGTGTTGTTCGTCTCGGTTCTGACCAACCCGACCACGGGAGGCGTGTCGGCCAGCTTCGCTTCGCTCGGAGACATCAACATTGCCGAACCGGGCGCCTTGATCGGTTTCGCCGGACGGAGGGTGATCGAACAAACGGTTCGCCAAAAACTCCCCGACGATTTCCAGACGGCTGAATTCCTGCTCAAACATGGTCAGCTGGATCTGGTCGTCCCCCGGTCGGAACTGAAAAGCGTTCTGGCGAAAATCCTGGAGTTTCACGCCTGA
- a CDS encoding phosphatidylglycerophosphatase A produces the protein MYYQHSLNLLRERGVEPEEIARIVYELQIPYNPDLSLEECLENVHAVLKKREVQHAVITGISIDMLAERKLLPQPFQTIMEVDEPLYGVDEVLALSITNVYGSIGLTSFGYLDKSKLGIMRKLNNHDKAIHVFLDDIVAGIAAAASARIAHQHPDVERFSGDRKTAVRDEGP, from the coding sequence ATGTACTACCAACACTCTCTCAATCTGCTTCGTGAAAGAGGTGTCGAACCGGAAGAGATCGCCCGCATCGTTTATGAGCTTCAGATCCCCTACAATCCGGATTTGAGCTTGGAAGAATGCTTGGAGAACGTACATGCCGTCCTCAAGAAACGGGAAGTCCAACATGCCGTCATCACCGGGATTTCCATCGACATGCTGGCGGAGCGGAAACTGCTCCCGCAGCCGTTTCAGACGATCATGGAAGTGGATGAGCCGCTGTACGGGGTGGATGAGGTGCTGGCTCTCAGCATCACCAATGTGTACGGCTCGATCGGGTTGACCAGTTTCGGTTATCTGGACAAAAGCAAATTGGGGATCATGCGGAAACTGAACAATCACGACAAGGCCATCCACGTGTTTCTGGACGATATCGTGGCCGGCATCGCCGCCGCGGCATCCGCCCGGATTGCCCATCAGCATCCGGATGTCGAGCGATTTTCCGGTGACAGAAAAACCGCCGTTCGCGACGAAGGGCCGTAA
- a CDS encoding acyl-CoA thioesterase, which yields MQTIQPTWSESHLRVRYQETDQMGVVYHSNYLIWFEVGRTDWIRQFGHSYREFEEKGLLLPVVEVYCKYIRPARYDDEVIVRTRLGEFGGSKLEFRYEVNRKQDGQLLVTGRSVHLWVDKNMKRTSIKQVFPELYAKLKQMASESGE from the coding sequence ATGCAGACGATTCAACCGACTTGGTCGGAGAGCCATCTTCGCGTCCGGTATCAGGAAACGGACCAAATGGGCGTGGTGTATCATTCGAATTACCTGATCTGGTTTGAAGTGGGGAGAACCGATTGGATCCGGCAGTTCGGCCATTCATACCGGGAATTTGAAGAGAAAGGTTTGCTGCTTCCCGTTGTCGAGGTTTATTGCAAGTACATCCGGCCGGCCCGCTATGACGATGAAGTCATCGTTCGTACCAGGCTCGGGGAATTTGGCGGAAGCAAACTTGAATTCAGGTACGAAGTGAACCGAAAACAGGACGGTCAGCTTCTCGTCACCGGACGATCCGTTCATTTGTGGGTGGACAAAAACATGAAGCGGACAAGCATCAAACAGGTGTTTCCCGAATTGTATGCGAAATTGAAGCAAATGGCTTCCGAAAGCGGGGAATGA
- a CDS encoding anti-sigma factor family protein, which translates to MTRSETCKRILRHLDAYVVSELDPGRSREIEEHLNECVTCREERNRRMLFQSLLEEALAPQPAPSGFADQVMFSVRREAESMQTRDWGFPGLVLGLAALGMLLSISGLIVWLVGSGIPPEVWWEVTVRQMSDASRDVSSWWDLGMMRAKWEWIRLVGLPAGMWSEMNGLKDWWSHPAVPAAVLLSFTGMIAWSLSLKRTGETAS; encoded by the coding sequence TTGACACGGAGCGAAACCTGCAAACGGATCTTGCGCCACTTGGATGCGTATGTGGTGAGCGAGCTTGATCCCGGGCGCTCCAGGGAGATCGAGGAACACCTGAATGAGTGTGTGACCTGCCGCGAGGAGCGAAATCGGCGAATGCTGTTTCAATCTCTGCTGGAAGAAGCGCTGGCTCCCCAACCGGCACCTTCGGGATTTGCGGATCAAGTGATGTTCTCCGTTCGCCGGGAAGCCGAGTCCATGCAAACCCGCGATTGGGGATTTCCGGGCTTGGTTCTCGGTTTGGCGGCTTTGGGGATGTTGCTTTCGATCTCGGGTTTGATCGTCTGGTTGGTCGGCTCGGGAATTCCGCCTGAGGTGTGGTGGGAAGTCACCGTCCGGCAAATGTCTGATGCCTCACGGGATGTGTCTTCATGGTGGGATCTGGGAATGATGCGAGCCAAATGGGAATGGATCCGATTGGTGGGGCTTCCGGCGGGAATGTGGAGTGAAATGAACGGACTCAAGGATTGGTGGTCCCATCCGGCCGTCCCGGCCGCCGTTCTGCTCTCGTTCACCGGCATGATCGCCTGGAGCCTGAGTTTGAAACGAACGGGGGAAACGGCTTCTTGA
- the pfkA gene encoding 6-phosphofructokinase, producing MKRIAVLTSGGDAPGMNAAIRAVVRSGHYHGLEVYGVYRGYSGLIEGNIHRLDLGSVGDIIHRGGTILQSARCEEFKTEEGRKRAIGHLRAHGIDGVVVIGGDGSFRGALKLCEAGIPAIGVPGTIDNDIPGTDFTIGFDTAVNTVIDCIDKIRDTATSHDRTFVIEVMGRDAGDIALWAGLAGGAESIIIPEEPDSLDEVVERLKRGVQRGKKHSIIIVAEGVASGAEVAARVRKATGWETRVTVLGHVQRGGTPTAFDRVLAGRMGSKAVEWLLQGKHSLMTAIRNGEIIGVELKTALSQKHSPAMELHGLAKILSI from the coding sequence ATGAAGCGAATTGCGGTATTGACCAGCGGAGGGGATGCACCGGGCATGAATGCCGCCATTCGGGCGGTGGTGCGTTCCGGTCATTATCATGGATTGGAAGTATACGGTGTTTACCGGGGATACAGCGGTCTGATCGAAGGAAACATTCACCGGCTGGATCTGGGTTCCGTCGGTGACATCATTCATCGCGGGGGAACCATCCTGCAAAGCGCGCGGTGCGAAGAATTCAAAACGGAAGAAGGAAGAAAACGGGCCATCGGTCACTTGCGTGCCCACGGGATTGACGGGGTGGTGGTGATCGGCGGTGACGGAAGTTTCCGGGGCGCGTTGAAGTTGTGCGAAGCGGGCATTCCGGCAATCGGTGTGCCGGGCACCATTGACAATGACATTCCCGGGACGGATTTCACCATCGGGTTTGACACGGCAGTCAATACCGTGATTGATTGCATTGACAAGATTCGGGACACGGCCACTTCTCATGACCGCACGTTTGTCATCGAAGTCATGGGAAGGGATGCCGGTGACATCGCCCTGTGGGCGGGATTGGCGGGAGGAGCCGAATCGATCATCATTCCCGAGGAGCCGGACAGTTTGGATGAAGTTGTGGAGAGACTGAAAAGAGGCGTCCAGCGTGGCAAAAAACATAGTATAATCATTGTGGCTGAAGGAGTGGCAAGCGGTGCGGAGGTGGCCGCCCGGGTTCGGAAAGCGACGGGCTGGGAAACCCGGGTCACGGTGCTCGGACATGTGCAACGGGGGGGAACACCGACCGCGTTTGACCGCGTGTTGGCAGGCCGTATGGGATCCAAGGCGGTGGAATGGTTGCTGCAAGGGAAGCACAGCCTCATGACGGCGATCCGTAACGGGGAAATCATCGGGGTCGAATTGAAAACCGCGCTTTCCCAAAAACATTCTCCTGCCATGGAATTGCACGGATTGGCCAAGATCTTGTCCATCTGA
- a CDS encoding FadR/GntR family transcriptional regulator — MKAETGKFHEIFVGIQKLIETDGLRPGDRLPSERELSERLRAGRSTVREVLRSLELLGLISTRRGEGTYLESYHAHHLVHLLAGFILRDAGSRKDLSEMRILLESGAVRMALRKSGPRIARELRAKLQTLKKTVQSGEFPASAVRDFHMSLIRLADNYLLTRTWVPLTHFEEAAMPRIWDAQEIARRLDLYGRLVEAMEASEEEKAVRILEEVLAAEGQDAGNGVARTVSAVLGTPSPSGKNNDG, encoded by the coding sequence ATGAAGGCAGAGACCGGGAAATTTCACGAGATCTTTGTCGGTATTCAAAAACTCATCGAAACGGACGGGCTTCGACCGGGGGACAGGCTTCCGTCCGAGCGGGAACTTTCCGAACGGCTCCGGGCGGGGAGATCCACCGTCCGCGAAGTGCTTCGTTCGCTGGAATTGCTGGGATTGATCAGCACACGCAGGGGAGAAGGCACTTATCTTGAATCTTATCACGCACATCATTTGGTCCATCTTCTGGCCGGATTCATCCTGCGCGATGCCGGATCTAGGAAAGACCTGTCGGAGATGAGAATCCTGCTGGAGTCGGGAGCGGTCAGGATGGCTCTCCGCAAGTCCGGCCCCCGGATCGCCCGTGAGCTGCGCGCGAAGCTTCAAACCCTGAAAAAGACCGTGCAAAGCGGAGAATTCCCGGCCTCGGCCGTCCGCGATTTTCACATGAGTCTCATCCGACTCGCGGACAATTACCTGCTCACCCGAACCTGGGTTCCGCTCACGCACTTTGAAGAAGCAGCCATGCCGAGAATCTGGGATGCTCAGGAGATTGCACGCAGGCTGGATCTCTACGGGCGGTTGGTGGAGGCGATGGAAGCCTCCGAGGAAGAGAAGGCCGTGCGGATCTTGGAAGAAGTGCTGGCGGCGGAGGGACAAGACGCCGGGAACGGAGTGGCCCGGACCGTTTCCGCCGTTTTGGGAACCCCGTCGCCTTCCGGAAAAAACAACGACGGATGA